The following coding sequences lie in one Aspergillus luchuensis IFO 4308 DNA, chromosome 8, nearly complete sequence genomic window:
- a CDS encoding oxysterol-binding protein related protein OSH3 (BUSCO:EOG09261QYO;~COG:T;~EggNog:ENOG410PHWU;~InterPro:IPR041680,IPR011993,IPR001849,IPR036598, IPR037239,IPR000648,IPR009038;~PFAM:PF01237,PF15409,PF00169;~go_function: GO:0008289 - lipid binding [Evidence IEA]), with translation MAAMEELEIHSKSYFVRWVSVKPAHTISWSIQPHKKSINFGIFKHPGHSAVLGSNTNLPATDSPNADSNENLPATAGAAASRPNASVIDKLTGIGLKQIQWIGKCEAERIFRGTYDVPANEGGNYALVFDNTFSKQLSKTVTLALLTYPTALPPQSVPVPHASSHPIRSDTAESGKSLAARRRGNSVAQPPPLASDPDSLNTYTGLLQKRRRKRHQGWARRFFSLDYTSSTLSYYHDRNSAALRGSIPLSLAAVACNEKSREISIDSGTEVWHLRANNDQEFAAWKRALERASAPSSKTPATATDETALPSEPLLRVPSQRVAPNPVEEREWEQVEGLVSKVSGSRDAVRRLAKDTDPKYLGGNVAERPRGRSPSPHRTPTDLNGDETGDAKRPFWKRKNSTATQPGVKRTTTMASMSSQLAVPGAFDTASLAGDRKPSSIASPPDPMEEVHEHLMAVLRDLDQVVSEFSTLISESKQRRHPPGATVQARRSFESDVSQEFFDADDGKALLTIKGDSDDEAAADNASDHTVWDSKPKVEEEPMVNDAPSDSEDEADEAPAGHDQYSPLFPGRPKALTPLPLSPVKRRANITAPTVMPPSLIGFLRKNVGKDLSQISMPVSSNEPLSLLQRAAEVMEYSTLLDRAASASDPVERLMYVTAFALSPISSNRIRERAIRKPFNPMLGETYELVREDLGFRFIAEKVSHRPVQLAYQADSKDWSLTQSPMPTQKFWGKSAEIITEGKMRLTLHTTGEHFSWAQAISFLRNIIAGEKYVEPVGEMVVVNETTGHRSLSTFKAGGMFSGRSEEVSTKSTDPSGRDLPLGLTGTWTSSLDLTKNGNPSGTIWSAGPLVPNAPKHYGLTAFAATLNEVTPIEDGKLPVTDSRLRPDQRALEDGDVDQAEAVKVQLEEGQRARRREMEAAGESWTPRWFTPVDEAPGDETVWRLKSGKEGYWEERSKGAWTGVVPVFTK, from the exons ATGGCGgccatggaggagctggagatcCACAGCAAG TCCTACTTTGTCCGCTGGGTATCGGTCAAGCCCGCCCACACCATCTCCTGGAGCATCCAACCGCACAAGAAGTCCATCAACTTCGGCATCTTCAAGCATCCCGGCCATTCGGCCGTTCTGGGCTCCAACACCAACTTACCTGCCACCGATTCCCCCAACGCCGATTCTAATGAAAACCTGCCCGCGACCGCTGGCGCTGCGGCCTCGCGACCCAATGCCTCCGTCATTGACAAGCTGACAGGCATTGGCCTTAAGCAGATCCAATGGATCGGCAAATGCGAGGCCGAACGCATCTTCCGCGGTACCTACGACGTGCCCGCCAACGAAGGTGGAAACTACGCCCTGGTCTTTGACAATACCTTCTCCAAGCAACTCTCGAAAACCGTCACTCTCGCCCTGCTCACCTACCCAACCGCCCTCCCACCACAGTCAGTTCCCGTCCCTCATGCCTCCAGCCACCCCATACGGTCCGATACCGCTGAATCCGGAAAGTCCCTGGCTGCCCGCCGACGGGGCAACAGCGTCGCTCAGCCGCCGCCCCTCGCCAGCGACCCCGACTCGCTCAATACCTATACGGGCCTGCTTCAGAAGCGACGGCGGAAGCGCCATCAGGGCTGGGCGCgtcgcttcttctccctcgacTATACCTCGTCGACCTTGTCTTACTACCACGATCGGAATTCTGCCGCGCTCCGCGGTTCCATCCCCTTGTCGTTGGCTGCGGTCGCATGCAACGAGAAGTCGCGCGAGATTTCCATCGACTCCGGCACCGAAGTCTGGCACCTACGCGCCAACAATGACCAGGAGTTCGCCGCTTGGAAGCGGGCGCTGGAGCGGGCCTCCGCCCCGTCCTCCAAGACCCCTGCTACCGCGACCGACGAAACCGCCTTGCCGTCCGAGCCCTTGTTACGTGTGCCCTCTCAGCGTGTCGCCCCGAATCCTGTCGAGGAGAGGGAATGGGAGCAGGTCGAGGGCCTTGTGAGCAAGGTATCCGGATCGCGCGATGCTGTCCGGCGCCTGGCCAAGGACACTGACCCCAAGTACCTGGGCGGCAATGTCGCGGAGAGACCCCGCGGTCGCTCGCCCAGCCCGCATCGCACGCCAACGGACCTGAACGGAGACGAGACTGGGGACGCCAAACGCCCGTTCTGGAAGCGCAAGAATAGTACGGCCACTCAGCCCGGTGTCAAGCGCACCACGACCATGGCCTCTATGTCCTCGCAGCTGGCTGTGCCGGGCGCCTTTGACACGGCGTCCCTGGCGGGCGATCGCAAGCCCAGCAGTATCGCCAGCCCCCCGGATCCCATGGAGGAGGTTCATGAACATCTCATGGCCGTGTTGCGTGATCTGGACCAGGTCGTCAGCGAGTTCTCGACCCTCATCTCCGAAAGCAAGCAGCGACGACACCCTCCCGGCGCGACCGTGCAGGCGCGGCGCAGCTTCGAGTCTGACGTCTCCCAGGAGTTCTTCGATGCAGATGACGGTAAAGCGCTTCTCACAATCAAGGgcgacagcgacgacgaggCAGCGGCCGACAATGCTTCCGACCACACTGTATGGGATTCGAAACccaaggtggaagaagaacccaTGGTCAACGACGCTCCCTCTGACAGTGAGGACGAGGCCGACGAGGCGCCTGCTGGACACGATCAGTACTCGCCGCTCTTCCCCGGGCGCCCTAAAGCGCTCACGCCGCTCCCACTCAGCCCTGTGAAGCGTCGTGCCAACATCACAGCGCCGACAGTCATGCCGCCCAGTCTGATTGGTTTCCTCCGCAAGAATGTCGGCAAGGACTTGTCGCAGATTTCTATGCCTGTTTCCTCCAACGAGCCCCTGTCGCTGCTCCAGCGCGCTGCCGAAGTTATGGAGTATTCCACCCTGCTTGACCGCGCAGCCAGCGCCTCCGACCCCGTTGAACGCCTCATGTACGTGACCGCATTTGCCCTCTCTCCCATCTCTAGCAACCGGATCCGCGAGCGCGCCATTCGCAAACCCTTCAACCCCATGCTCGGTGAGACCTACGAGCTCGTCCGTGAAGACCTTGGCTTCCGCTTCATCGCCGAAAAGGTTTCGCATCGCCCTGTCCAGCTTGCCTACCAAGCCGACAGCAAAGACTGGAGCCTTACGCAATCCCCCATGCCGACGCAGAAATTCTGGGGTAAATCCGCCGAAATCATCACCGAAGGCAAGATGCGCCTGACCCTCCACACCACTGGCGAACACTTCAGCTGGGCCCAGGCCATTTCGTTCCTCCGCAACATCATCGCCGGCGAGAAATACGTCGAACCTGTCGGCGAAATGGTCGTCGTCAACGAAACTACTGGCCACCGCTCCCTCTCCACGTTCAAAGCCGGCGGCATGTTCTCCGGCCGCAGCGAAGAAGTCAGCACCAAATCCACGGACCCCTCCGGCCGCGACCTACCTCTGGGTCTCACCGGCACCTGGACCTCCTCCCTCGATCTCACCAAGAACGGCAACCCCTCGGGAACCATCTGGAGCGCCGGACCTCTGGTCCCCAACGCGCCCAAACACTACGGTCTCACGGCCTTCGCGGCGACCTTGAATGAGGTCACTCCCATCGAGGACGGCAAACTCCCCGTCACAGACTCCCGACTTCGTCCGGACCAGCGTGCCCTCGAAGACGGCGACGTCGACCAAGCCGAGGCAGTCAAGGTCCAATTGGAAGAGGGTCAGCGCGCTCGTCGTCGTGAGATGGAAGCCGCAGGCGAATCTTGGACACCGCGGTGGTTCACTCCCGTAGATGAGGCACCGGGAGATGAAACCGTGTGGCGACTGAAgtctgggaaggaaggatacTGGGAGGAACGGAGTAAGGGCGCCTGGACGGGCGTGGTGCCAGTTTTTACGAAGTAA
- a CDS encoding putative RNA binding protein Rnp24 (BUSCO:EOG092645U1;~COG:K;~EggNog:ENOG410PJIH;~InterPro:IPR000504,IPR012677,IPR035979;~PFAM:PF00076;~go_function: GO:0003676 - nucleic acid binding [Evidence IEA]), with amino-acid sequence MAGIGEENHKKRKLPEVSEIEIDVSAPEPPSKKALRKLKKKAAEGPSDTTTEKKTEGTPADNDNAATQKRSEYGVWIGNLPFFATKDDVRKFFTTNCSFADTTITRIHMPKSGDKHGKAQNKGFAYVDFSTQKASQEAMGLSEQLLSGRRVLIKDAKNFSGRPEKPKGEGQNASSGAASGNPPSKRIFVGNLGFDATKELIEEHFSQCGTIANVHVATFQDSGKCKGYAWVVFEDLAAAEAAVKGYVLVKEEDEEEEESDAESRKKSKKPRQKRVWVNNLLGRRMRMEFAEDATTRYKKRFGKDGEGKKNDTADISEVGPAEHDSTGEQPRQSRPGKARQGKPEYTRYDQDTVQKLSGAIVEGQGKKITFD; translated from the coding sequence ATGGCTGGCATAGGCGAGGAAAATcacaagaagcgcaagctcCCAGAGGTCTCCGAGATCGAGATCGATGTTTCTGCACCGGAACCTCCCTCAAAGAAGGCTCTGCgaaagctgaagaagaaggccgcaGAAGGCCCCTCGGATACCACTACGGAGAAGAAAACAGAGGGGACTCCTGCAGACAATGACAACGCTGCCACTCAGAAGCGGTCCGAGTATGGCGTCTGGATCGGAAACCTGCCATTTTTCGCGACGAAAGATGACGTGCGCAAGTTCTTTACGACCAACTGCTCCTTTGCAGATACGACCATCACGAGAATTCACATGCCCAAGTCTGGTGATAAGCATGGAAAAGCCCAGAACAAAGGTTTTGCTTACGTCGATTTCTCCACGCAGAAGGCCTCCCAGGAGGCAATGGGCCTCAGTGAACAGCTTCTCTCCGGACGTCGCGTGCTCATCAAAGATGCAAAGAATTTCTCCGGAAGGCCAGAGAAGCCTAAAGGAGAGGGTCAGAACGCAAGTTCGGGTGCAGCATCTGGAAATCCCCCGTCAAAGCGGATATTTGTCGGCAACCTCGGCTTCGACGCTACGAAGGAACTTATCGAAGAGCACTTTTCCCAATGCGGGACTATCGCAAACGTACATGTGGCCACATTCCAAGACTCCGGCAAATGCAAGGGTTATGCTTGGGTAGTGTTTGAGGATCTTGCAGCAGCCGAAGCAGCGGTGAAGGGCTACGTGCTGGTcaaagaggaggatgaagaggaagaagagtcCGACGCCGAAAGCCGCAAAAAGTCTAAGAAACCGCGACAGAAGAGAGTGTGGGTGAACAACCTGCTCGGTAGGCGGATGCGCATGGAATTTGCCGAAGATGCCACGACGCGCTATAAGAAGCGATTCGGTAAGGACGGCGAAGGCAAGAAGAACGATACCGCAGACATCAGCGAGGTTGGGCCTGCAGAGCACGATTCGACGGGTGAGCAGCCTCGCCAGTCGCGACCGGGCAAGGCTAGGCAAGGAAAGCCGGAGTATACCAGATACGATCAAGATACTGTCCAGAAGCTCAGTGGAGCCATTGTTGAAGgtcaaggaaagaagatcacCTTTGATTAA
- a CDS encoding IFRD domain-containing protein (COG:S;~EggNog:ENOG410PJ54;~InterPro:IPR039777,IPR016024,IPR007701;~PFAM:PF05004) → MRVLRPSIGSLDDLTDNPDLDNHDWVEELGDVIQDILDRKRSSNLSREEAYAAFCRLAKYHYVEEQIRGRVLDLVAAFNRSIKFETSVRETTLALRAVELLAISAYDNTIYEHVEPLLTRTVRDSTSNTVKAAAIHCLGVCTIHAGASEDGILDQMTFFLDIAASDGQSIGAGDDAASVVAALQEWGVLATYIDDLEGESEDAVQIFMDQLNSGDSAVQIAAGENIALLYEKSYTPQEDDDDEEDEDEESEEETFLSGGRGNGPKLIKRYNAYHNTHELEQQLQSLAKVHSKRISKRDKKSLHSNFASILTTVENPRRGPMYNTAIDQDTNRHYGSKLTVKIGRQGVMNIDRWWKWTRLSSLRRTLQGGFAAHYYQGNRAVLESLPVIMRMDTPSDRGYAKRTTKHRDSRRWAVHEASDED, encoded by the coding sequence ATGCGTGTTTTACGACCCAGCATTGGCTCGTTGGACGATCTAACCGATAACCCCGATCTGGATAACCATGATTGGGTTGAGGAGCTTGGGGATGTCATCCAGGATATTCTGGACCGCAAGCGTAGTAGTAATCTGAGCCGCGAAGAGGCCTACGCTGCGTTTTGCCGACTGGCTAAGTATCACTATGTCGAGGAACAAATTCGCGGTCGCGTTCTCGACTTGGTAGCGGCATTCAACCGCAGTATCAAGTTCGAGACCAGTGTGCGCGAAACAACCCTGGCGCTTCGTGCCGTTGAGCTCCTCGCCATTTCAGCCTACGACAATACGATCTACGAGCATGTCGAGCCCTTGCTGACTCGCACCGTGCGGGATTCAACCTCCAATACGGTCAAGGCAGCGGCAATTCACTGTCTGGGCGTTTGCACCATTCATGCAGGCGCTAGCGAAGATGGGATCCTCGACCAGATGACGTTCTTCTTGGACATCGCTGCCTCCGACGGGCAGTCGATCGGTGCTGGGGACGACGCAGCCAGCGTCGTTGCTGCTTTGCAAGAATGGGGCGTGCTCGCGACCTATATCGACGATCTCGAAGGCGAAAGCGAGGACGCCGTCCAGATCTTCATGGACCAGCTGAACAGTGGTGATTCGGCGGTCCAAATTGCTGCCGGTGAGAACATCGCGCTCTTGTACGAGAAGAGTTACACCCCAcaggaggacgatgatgacgaggaggacgaggatgaagaatcGGAAGAGGAAACTTTCCTGTCCGGAGGTCGCGGCAACGGCCCCAAGTTGATCAAGCGCTACAACGCCTACCACAACACGCACGAGCTTGAACAGCAACTCCAGTCGCTGGCCAAAGTCCACAGCAAACGGATCAGCAAACGCGATAAAAAGAGTCTGCACAGCAACTTCGCCTCCATCCTAACGACGGTGGAGAATCCTCGTCGGGGACCCATGTACAACACCGCTATTGACCAAGACACTAACCGCCACTACGGCAGCAAGCTGACGGTCAAGATCGGCCGGCAGGGCGTGATGAACATCGACCGCTGGTGGAAATGGACGCGGCTGAGCTCGCTTCGACGCACCCTGCAGGGCGGCTTCGCGGCACACTACTACCAAGGCAACCGCGCCGTGCTGGAAAGCCTTCCGGTGATCATGCGCATGGACACGCCGTCGGACCGAGGGTATGCCAAGCGCACGACCAAACATCGGGATAGTCGTAGATGGGCGGTCCACGAGGCCTCGGACGAGGACTAG
- the RRP4 gene encoding exosome non-catalytic core subunit RRP4 (BUSCO:EOG09263IQ5;~COG:J;~EggNog:ENOG410PK9Y;~InterPro:IPR012340,IPR026699,IPR025721,IPR036612;~PFAM:PF14382;~go_component: GO:0000178 - exosome (RNase complex) [Evidence IEA];~go_function: GO:0003723 - RNA binding [Evidence IEA]), which translates to MAITILPPVVEDVDVPYSDSEDDAMSVDSDGGVDLAAGDATRPSKRVRLVEGTNIGAGVLTPGEIVTDDPQWMRGHGTYTNPLSTSIIATVAGTVQKTNKLLSVQPLRARYTPEIGDLVVGRIVEVQSRRWKVDVAAPLLAQLPLSAINLPGGILRRRTSADELQIRTFFSEGDLVVAEVQSVHSDGGASLHTRSLKYGKLRNGVFLAVTGTGGSGASSSSVKGTSGASATGAGAGGAAGAGGVVRSRRQVWTINTANGGGDVDVILGVNGYIWISKHADGAAAASSTTENVSITRMEEMVSSSIYSSQNDDIPPQTRREIARLAQCIRVLVNGGVRVDEETVMGAYEASLQVDLEVGDEEDEEDRGKEGREYLEGDKARRILDLVLQQL; encoded by the exons ATGGCCATTACTATTCTTCCTCCGGTTGTGGAGGATGTCGACGTTCCTTACTCCGATTCGGAGGACGATGCCATGTCCGTGGATTCAGATGGAGGAGTCGATCTAGCAGCGGGAGATGCCACAAGACCTAGCAAGCGGGTTCGCTTAGTGGAGGGAACAAATATTGGCGCTGGAGTTCTCACACCGGGTGAGATCGTAACAGACGACCCGCAATGGATGAG AGGACACGGCACGTACACAAACCCACtatccacctccatcattgCCACCGTCGCCGGTACGGTTCAGAAGACCAACAAACTGCTCTCCGTCCAGCCCCTACGCGCCCGCTATACGCCTGAGATCGGTGACCTGGTGGTGGGGCGCATTGTCGAGGTGCAGTCTCGCCGATGGAAGGTTGATGTCGCTGCTCCCCTTCTCGCACAGCTTCCCCTCTCCGCTATCAACTTGCCTGGTGGTATCTTGCGTCGACGAACGAGCGCCGATGAACTACAAATCCGAACCTTCTTCAGCGAGGGTGACCTCGTCGTTGCTGAAGTCCAGTCGGTACATTCGGACGGAGGCGCCTCGCTGCACACCCGGTCGCTGAAGTATGGTAAATTGAGGAACGGCGTGTTTCTTGCGGTGACGGGGACGGGTGGCAGTGGTGCGTCCAGCTCGTCGGTCAAAGGTACTTCGGGAGCGAGTGCTACGGGAGCGGGAGCCGGAGGTGCAGCGGGTGCTGGTGGAGTGGTTCGGTCGCGCAGACAGGTCTGGACGATCAATACCGCCAATGGAggtggggatgtggatgtgattTTGGGAGTTAATGGATACATCTGGATTTCTAAGCACGCCGATGGAGCGGCTGCTGCATCGTCGACAACGGAGAATGTGTCAATCACGCGCATGGAGGAAATGGTGTCGAGTTCCATCTACTCGAGTCAGAACGATGACATCCCGCCACAGACGCGTCGGGAAATTGCCCGGTTGGCGCAGTGCATTCGGGTGCTTGTCAACGGAGGAGTCCGGGTGGACGAGGAGACGGTGATGGGAGCCTACGAAGCCAGCTTACAGGTGGATCTGGAGgtgggagatgaagaggatgaggaagatcgGGGCAAGGAGGGCAGAGAATACCTGGAGGGCGACAAGGCTCGTCGGATTCTGGATTTGGTGCTACAACAACTATAG
- a CDS encoding uncharacterized protein (COG:S;~EggNog:ENOG410PRHE;~InterPro:IPR032742;~PFAM:PF14612;~go_component: GO:0005634 - nucleus [Evidence IEA];~go_component: GO:0031011 - Ino80 complex [Evidence IEA];~go_process: GO:0006338 - chromatin remodeling [Evidence IEA]), giving the protein MSHTIDDAQSVTESLPDAPGGAPTKQSYRSFKKKFAKLKVKFELQMRESESLIREGLRIEDLSKRIQAQNDQLLEVLLEFNDSLHVSPSVRYDLSAPEDASFLPPPERDIPKSYNDPVVASSVLQEAKARLAAGRLSSDAYREVEEDVKRGQAFAPRMQYSTLSTFPHSAPLQPENPDDWNPAQELGFLTPEYETEYCLALDAKLGDEEALEQLEVVPKKPSLAEREREAALRSHVSVHNWLRQNQPQIFLQDNENASEKSGSRPSNLRTSKRAPAQSRKEEDVYDDDSILETASTSGGTRGKRKRDEDSGYRPKGGSSRSNRKKKDDENATPKRPSKRSSGVGA; this is encoded by the exons ATGTCGCATACCATTGATGATGCCCAATCCGTGACTGAAAGTCTACCGGATGCCCCCGGGGGCGCCCCTACCAAACAGTCGTACCGATCATTCAA GAAGAAGTTCGCGAAGCTTAAGGTTAAGTTCGAGCTGCAGATGCGAGAGAGCGAGTCTCTCATCCGTGAAGGGTTGCGTATCGAGGATCTGTCCAAGAGGATTCAGGCACAGAATGA TCAGCTCCTAGAAGTTCTCCTGGAATTCAACGACAGTCTCCATGTGTCCCCAAGTGTGCGGTACGATCTGAGCGCGCCGGAAGATGCATCCTTCTTACCACCACCCGAGCGAGACATTCCGAAATCGTACAATGACCCTGTCGTAGCGAGCTCTGTCTTACAAGAAGCCAAGGCTAGACTGGCTGCTGGACGTTTGTCTAGCGATGCTTATcgtgaggtggaggaggatgtcaaGCGCGGACAGGCTTTTGCACCGCGTATGCAGTACAGCACTCTGTCGACATTCCCCCATTCCGCGCCTTTGCAGCCAGAGAACCCCGACGACTGGAATCCCGCGCAAGAACTTGGGTTTCTCACCCCCGAATACGAGACCGAATATTGCCTGGCTCTGGATGCTAAACTGGGCGACGAAGAGGCCCTGGAGCAGCTTGAGGTTGTTCCCAAAAAGCCATCACTAGCGGAACGCGAGAGAGAGGCTGCTCTTCGGAGCCACGTCTCTGTACACAATTGGTTACGCCAGAATCAGCCCCAAATATTCCTGCAGGACAACGAAAACGCCTCGGAAAAGTCCGGCTCTCGACCCTCCAATCTACGCACTTCCAAGCGGGCTCCGGCCCAATCACGCaaagaggaggatgtgtatgatgatgacagtaTCCTGGAAACTGCGTCCACCTCTGGAGGTACGAGAGGCAAACGCAAGCGCGATGAAGATAGCGGTTATCGGCCCAAGGGTGGTAGCAGTCGCTCAaaccggaagaagaaggatgatgagaatgcCACCCCCAAACGCCCTTCGAAGCGATCTTCGGGCGTAGGTGCCTGA